The Oxalobacteraceae bacterium OTU3CINTB1 genome includes a window with the following:
- a CDS encoding HDOD domain-containing protein, with product MHQPDHDIRNRLLIARLPAMPQILIKLIEHLQADDAGMPELAALIAKDAAMTSKILTVANSSAFHRNARTVGLEQSLVSLGTDMIKTLVISESVFQTFNSFPHSGSTDLRGFWKGSLTTAVIARDIARKMEYPHVEEAYLAGLLHNVGRLALLAAAPKEYGFNFMARDDEDLCAVEQRTLQITHSEAGAWLIERWQLDSFLADSVLYHHEPLARLESSHPLIRIVRLAHLLCCHDDQHEAIENGAYLCGLDGELLEQIVNNAARQVEKSADYLGIDLAGVDDVPVPAAYAPPVVDPVQQRLSEEVRNMVLVSEMGQSFARQNGEAGLLESMTRSARILFDFENALVLLENPTGHALHGTATGDQQQRFSEFIIPLNKGGVVAACALERKLAIISRDGQLQPPLSVAEDQLFRILGTESMVCLPLVANQRCLGVLIGGAPAWQMASYQKRARFLQSFGTQAAAALETAISERGHAKRQIAHVAEEYREASRRVVHEVNNPLSIIKNYLSVLDSKLARREPVVGEMSILNEEIDRVGQLINGLADLQPTETSHATDVARVVDDVLRLFRATDFVPASVQIVVRMQEEPADIEGDADLLKQILVNLIKNAVEAMPDGGKIEIANRGHVNRERKLYLELVIGDTGPGLSADVLANLFSQVRSTKEGPHHGLGLSIVHGLVKKMQGLITCRSGKAGTTFEILLPARSSSSPVGGVQTRLMDSV from the coding sequence ATGCATCAACCTGACCATGACATTCGCAATCGATTGCTGATTGCCCGTCTGCCGGCCATGCCGCAGATACTCATTAAGTTGATCGAGCACTTGCAGGCGGATGACGCCGGCATGCCGGAGCTCGCCGCATTGATCGCCAAGGACGCGGCGATGACCAGCAAGATCCTCACCGTCGCCAACAGCTCGGCCTTCCACCGCAACGCCCGCACGGTGGGCCTGGAGCAGTCGCTGGTGTCGCTCGGCACCGACATGATCAAGACCCTGGTGATCAGCGAATCGGTGTTCCAGACCTTTAACAGCTTCCCCCATTCCGGCAGCACCGATTTGCGCGGCTTCTGGAAAGGCTCGCTGACGACCGCCGTCATCGCGCGCGACATCGCCCGCAAGATGGAATACCCGCACGTTGAGGAAGCCTACCTGGCCGGCCTGCTGCACAACGTCGGCCGCCTGGCGCTGCTGGCGGCAGCGCCCAAGGAATACGGCTTTAACTTCATGGCGCGCGACGACGAGGACCTGTGCGCCGTCGAGCAGCGCACCTTGCAGATCACGCACTCGGAAGCGGGCGCCTGGCTGATCGAGCGCTGGCAGCTGGACTCCTTCCTGGCCGACAGCGTGCTGTATCACCACGAGCCGCTGGCGCGCCTGGAGTCGTCGCATCCGCTGATCCGCATCGTGCGCCTGGCGCACCTGCTGTGCTGCCACGACGACCAGCACGAGGCGATCGAAAACGGCGCCTATCTGTGCGGACTCGATGGCGAACTGCTCGAGCAGATCGTCAACAACGCCGCCCGCCAGGTGGAAAAGTCGGCCGATTACCTGGGCATCGACCTGGCCGGCGTCGACGACGTGCCGGTGCCGGCCGCCTACGCGCCGCCGGTGGTCGATCCGGTGCAGCAGCGACTGTCCGAGGAAGTGCGCAACATGGTGCTGGTGTCCGAGATGGGCCAGTCCTTCGCGCGCCAGAACGGCGAGGCGGGACTGCTCGAATCGATGACGCGTTCGGCGCGCATCCTGTTCGATTTCGAGAACGCGCTGGTGCTGCTGGAGAACCCGACCGGCCACGCGCTGCACGGCACCGCCACCGGCGACCAGCAGCAGCGTTTTTCCGAATTCATCATCCCGCTCAACAAGGGCGGCGTGGTGGCGGCGTGCGCGCTGGAACGCAAGCTGGCCATCATCAGCCGCGACGGCCAGTTGCAACCGCCATTGAGCGTGGCCGAGGACCAGTTGTTCCGCATCCTCGGCACCGAAAGCATGGTATGTCTGCCGCTGGTGGCCAACCAGCGCTGTCTCGGTGTGCTGATCGGCGGCGCGCCGGCCTGGCAGATGGCCAGTTACCAGAAGCGCGCGCGCTTCCTGCAGTCGTTCGGCACCCAGGCCGCTGCCGCACTGGAGACGGCCATCAGCGAGCGCGGTCACGCCAAGCGTCAGATCGCCCACGTCGCCGAAGAGTACCGCGAAGCGTCGCGCCGCGTGGTGCATGAGGTGAACAACCCGCTGTCGATCATCAAGAACTACCTGTCGGTCCTGGACAGTAAACTGGCCAGGCGCGAGCCGGTGGTCGGCGAGATGTCGATCCTGAACGAGGAGATCGACCGCGTCGGACAGTTGATCAACGGCCTGGCCGATCTGCAGCCGACCGAAACCAGCCACGCCACCGATGTCGCGCGCGTGGTCGACGACGTGCTGCGCCTGTTCCGCGCCACCGACTTCGTGCCGGCGTCGGTGCAGATCGTCGTGCGCATGCAGGAGGAGCCGGCCGACATCGAGGGCGACGCCGACCTGCTCAAGCAGATCCTGGTGAACCTGATCAAAAACGCGGTCGAGGCCATGCCCGACGGGGGCAAGATCGAAATCGCCAACCGCGGCCACGTCAACCGCGAGCGCAAGCTGTATCTGGAGCTGGTCATCGGCGACACCGGCCCGGGGCTGTCGGCCGACGTGCTGGCCAACCTGTTCTCCCAGGTGCGCAGCACCAAGGAAGGCCCGCACCATGGCCTGGGCCTGTCCATCGTCCACGGCCTGGTGAAGAAGATGCAGGGTCTGATCACCTGCCGTTCCGGCAAAGCGGGAACCACTTTCGAAATTTTGCTGCCCGCGCGTAGCAGTTCCAGTCCCGTCGGCGGCGTGCAAACGCGGTTGATGGATTCAGTTTAA
- a CDS encoding 2-hydroxychromene-2-carboxylate isomerase — protein MSKVCQYFFAIHSPWTYLGHERFVALARQHAVQIEVRPFDLGKVFGVSGGLPLAKRAPQRQAYRLVELTRWSAFLGVPMNVQPKFFPVSPDLANRMVIAARLTHGVDVALELAGAIMRGLWAEEKNIGDEDTLAQIAGGCDLDGRALIKSSETASVQAEYDRNTEDATAANVFGSPWYVLDGESFWGQDRLDFLERAMQK, from the coding sequence ATGAGCAAAGTCTGTCAGTATTTTTTCGCCATTCATTCGCCGTGGACCTATCTGGGGCATGAGCGCTTTGTCGCGCTGGCGCGCCAGCACGCGGTGCAGATCGAGGTGCGCCCCTTCGACCTGGGTAAGGTGTTCGGCGTCTCCGGCGGCCTGCCGCTGGCCAAGCGCGCGCCGCAGCGCCAGGCCTACCGCCTGGTCGAGCTGACCCGCTGGTCGGCGTTCCTCGGCGTGCCGATGAACGTGCAGCCGAAGTTCTTCCCGGTGTCGCCCGACCTGGCCAACCGCATGGTGATCGCCGCGCGCCTGACGCACGGCGTCGACGTCGCGCTGGAACTGGCCGGCGCCATCATGCGCGGACTGTGGGCCGAAGAGAAAAACATCGGCGACGAGGACACCTTGGCGCAGATCGCCGGCGGCTGCGACCTCGATGGCCGCGCGCTGATCAAATCGTCGGAGACGGCCAGCGTGCAGGCCGAGTACGACCGCAACACCGAGGACGCCACCGCAGCCAATGTATTCGGCTCGCCGTGGTATGTGCTCGATGGAGAAAGCTTCTGGGGCCAGGACCGCCTGGACTTCCTCGAGCGGGCAATGCAGAAGTAA
- a CDS encoding multidrug effflux MFS transporter — MFPTPPANLPPDPVEDIPPPPPSHMKVLSAAGLATMLAAMSMLGPFSIDAYLPAFPNIQASLGATPLEVQQSLTFYMLAFAAMVLWHGALADAFGRRNVVLVSLVMFAIGTLGCASAHTVHYLWVFRVMQGVSAGAGVVVGRAIIRDLYDDAAAARLLSLVTMIFSIAPAVAPILGGWIVTLFDWRAIFLSLLAYTILLFIYCYRRLPETLPPHKRQPFNPRYLARNYGDILRSPLFLMKSGVVALNFAGLFVYIAAAPEFLPQHLGLGPSQFGWLFIPAVSGIFLGALAANRMAGKMTFSRQIGIGFCFLIAAPVLNVLYHLFFPPALPWSVAPLLFYNFGMSVVAPAATLLAMDLFPHIRGTVASCQSFALTMLGALVAGVIAPFLAHSVLWLAAGQLAFSASALVLWLTSRHYRRMLLRHPG, encoded by the coding sequence ATGTTCCCGACACCTCCCGCCAATCTCCCGCCCGATCCTGTCGAGGACATCCCCCCGCCGCCGCCGTCGCACATGAAAGTGCTCAGCGCGGCGGGACTGGCGACCATGCTGGCCGCGATGTCGATGCTGGGACCCTTCTCGATCGACGCCTACCTGCCGGCCTTCCCCAACATCCAGGCCTCGCTGGGCGCCACCCCGCTCGAAGTGCAGCAAAGCCTGACGTTCTACATGCTGGCCTTCGCCGCCATGGTGCTGTGGCACGGTGCGCTGGCGGACGCCTTCGGGCGCCGCAACGTGGTGCTGGTGTCGCTGGTGATGTTCGCCATCGGCACGCTGGGCTGCGCCTCCGCGCACACGGTGCATTACCTGTGGGTGTTCCGCGTCATGCAGGGCGTGTCGGCCGGCGCCGGGGTGGTGGTGGGGCGCGCCATCATCCGCGACCTGTATGACGATGCCGCCGCCGCGCGCCTGCTGTCGCTGGTGACGATGATCTTCTCGATCGCGCCGGCCGTCGCGCCCATCCTCGGCGGCTGGATCGTCACCCTGTTCGACTGGCGGGCGATCTTCCTGTCGCTGCTGGCCTACACCATCCTGCTGTTCATCTACTGCTACCGGCGCCTGCCGGAGACGCTGCCGCCGCACAAGCGCCAGCCGTTCAACCCGCGCTACCTGGCGCGCAATTACGGCGACATCCTGCGCTCGCCGCTGTTCCTCATGAAGTCCGGCGTGGTGGCGCTCAACTTCGCCGGCCTGTTTGTGTATATCGCGGCGGCGCCGGAATTCCTGCCCCAGCACCTCGGCCTGGGGCCGTCGCAATTCGGCTGGCTGTTCATTCCGGCGGTGTCCGGGATCTTCCTGGGCGCGCTGGCGGCCAACCGCATGGCCGGGAAAATGACATTTTCGCGACAGATCGGCATCGGCTTCTGTTTCCTGATCGCGGCCCCGGTGCTGAACGTTTTGTACCACCTCTTTTTCCCGCCGGCGCTGCCCTGGTCGGTCGCTCCGCTGCTTTTTTACAACTTCGGCATGTCGGTCGTGGCGCCCGCCGCCACCCTGCTGGCGATGGACCTGTTCCCGCACATCCGGGGCACGGTGGCCTCGTGCCAATCGTTCGCGCTGACCATGCTCGGGGCGCTGGTGGCGGGCGTCATCGCGCCGTTTCTAGCACACTCGGTGCTGTGGTTAGCCGCAGGACAGCTGGCTTTTAGTGCCTCTGCTCTCGTTTTATGGTTGACGTCGCGCCATTACCGGCGCATGCTTCTACGCCATCCAGGTTAA
- a CDS encoding class I SAM-dependent RNA methyltransferase, whose translation MEAALAEELGEIALLSTTMKVHNQVPGGVHCSGDLLDSYRINLHSRIASRVLMRMAVTGYQNENDIYDLVLAQQWEDWFTYDHTIRVDVTAVKSPLKSLEFTTLKIKDAICDRFRDQFDKRPSVDTKEPDMRIVGFLDARQFIIYLDTSGEALFKRGWREETGDAPLRENLAAGLLRVSGWKPGMPLFDPMCGSGTILCEAAQMVQGIPPGARRRFAFEAFNDFDPAPWNDMKNSIKANPLPASPTIFGSDISGDMVAMTRHNLKCAGIMFDVPLKQIEAQEVKAPTEHPGILLTNPPYGERIGVRGDSSLPEDELASGFYSALSTTLKQRFAGWTVFLFTADLGLPKMLRLKESRKTPFFNGALECRLFRFDMVAGFNRREAAKPKEV comes from the coding sequence ATGGAAGCGGCACTGGCCGAAGAACTGGGCGAAATCGCCCTCCTGAGCACCACCATGAAGGTGCACAATCAGGTCCCGGGCGGCGTGCACTGCTCCGGCGACCTGCTGGACTCCTACCGCATCAACCTGCACTCGCGCATCGCTTCGCGCGTGCTGATGCGCATGGCCGTCACCGGCTACCAGAACGAAAACGACATCTACGACCTGGTGCTGGCGCAGCAGTGGGAAGACTGGTTCACCTACGACCATACGATCCGCGTCGATGTCACCGCCGTCAAATCGCCGCTGAAAAGCCTGGAGTTCACCACCCTGAAGATCAAGGACGCGATCTGCGACCGCTTCCGCGACCAGTTCGACAAACGTCCTTCGGTCGACACCAAGGAACCGGACATGCGCATCGTCGGCTTCCTCGACGCGCGCCAGTTCATCATCTACCTGGACACCTCGGGCGAGGCGCTGTTCAAGCGCGGCTGGCGCGAGGAAACCGGCGACGCGCCGCTGCGCGAGAACCTGGCCGCCGGCCTGCTGCGCGTGTCGGGCTGGAAGCCGGGCATGCCGCTGTTCGACCCGATGTGCGGCTCCGGCACCATCCTGTGCGAAGCGGCGCAGATGGTGCAGGGCATTCCGCCGGGCGCGCGCCGCCGTTTCGCCTTCGAGGCCTTCAACGACTTCGATCCGGCGCCGTGGAACGACATGAAGAATTCCATCAAGGCCAATCCGCTGCCGGCATCGCCGACCATCTTCGGCTCCGACATTTCGGGCGACATGGTGGCCATGACCCGCCATAACCTGAAGTGCGCCGGCATCATGTTCGACGTGCCGCTCAAGCAGATCGAGGCGCAGGAAGTGAAGGCGCCGACCGAGCACCCGGGCATCCTGCTGACCAATCCTCCGTACGGCGAGCGTATCGGCGTGCGCGGCGACAGTTCGCTGCCGGAAGACGAACTGGCCAGCGGTTTCTATTCGGCGCTAAGCACCACGCTCAAGCAGCGTTTCGCCGGCTGGACCGTGTTCCTGTTCACTGCCGACCTGGGGCTGCCGAAGATGCTGCGCCTGAAGGAATCGCGCAAGACGCCGTTCTTCAACGGTGCGCTCGAATGTCGCCTGTTCCGCTTCGATATGGTGGCGGGCTTCAACCGCCGCGAAGCGGCAAAGCCCAAAGAAGTCTAA